CTCACCCCGAAGTGGCGCTCCAGGGCGCCGCGCATGGCGTCGCTGGCGAGAGCGCGCAGGAGTTGGCCGCGAGCGGCCTCGTCCGGCGGGGGCACCGTGTTGTCGGCGAACTCGGCACCGGTGTGCTCGCGCTCCTTGACCAGCTCGCTGATGAGCGACCAGGCGTAGGGAAGGGAGTCTCTGACACAGGTGACGAATGCCGCGTCGTCCACCTCACCGGCCTTGGCCTGGTCGAGAAGATCGTTCGAAACGGTCAGCGACATGCTGCGTTCTCCTCACAGAAGGGGATTCATCAGACACTAGGTCGGGCCTACTGAGCGCTCCATCTAGCGGGAGAGCGACACTCGCGTGGGCCCGAAGACGAAGCCGGGGTCGATCTGGGCCGCCAGATCCTCGCCCGTGGCCCTGTTCGCCCAGGCCTCCGCGTTGCGGAGGTGGAACTGCACGGCCTGGCGCCCGAAGCGGAACCAGTCTTTCTCCTGGGCGTCGAGATGGTCGAGAATCGTGCCCAGGGCCCGGGAGTTGGCCGGTTCGAGGTCCCGGAGGGTGAAGGGGCGGCCCTGCTCCATCGCGCGGATCGCCGAGGAGTGCTCCAGGCAGACCAGCAGGTCGTCGCCGACCTGATCGCGCAGGAACGCCACGTCCCCGGGGCCGTGGATCTTGTTGCCCACCACCGCGACCGGCACGCCGTAGTCGGCGGCGTAGTCGCGGTACTGCCGGTAGACGCTCACGCCCTGGCGGGTCGGCTCGGCCACCAGGAAGGTCATGTCGAAGCGGGTGAACAGTCCCGAGGCGAAGGAGTCGGCTCCGGCCGTCATGTCGACCACGACGTACTCGCCCGCGCCGTCGAGCAGATGGTTGAGATAGAGCTCCACGGCGCCGACCTTGGAGTGGTAGCACGCCACCCCCAGGTCGTCCTCGCTGAACGGCCCGGTGACCATCAGGCTGGGGCCCTCGGCCGTGGCGACGGAGAATCCGGTGTGGATCGGGTCGTCCCGCTCGTCGAGGCGGAGCAGCCGCGAGCCGGACCCCGGCGGGGTGGTCTTGACCATCGCGGAAGCCGATGAGATGCGGGGGTTGTCGCCCCGCAGGTATTCCTTGATCTCGGTCAGGTGCGAGCCCATCGGCCTCGGCAGCGCACCGTCGGCCAGCCCCAGTGCCATGCCCAGGTGCTGGTTGATGTCGGCGTCGACGGCCACGACGGGACCGCCCCGGCTCGCTGTGTATCTCGCGAACAGCGCCGACAGAGTCGTTTTGCCGCTGCCGCCCTTGCCGACGAATGCCACCCTCACGACGACCGTCCAATCTGGTTATGAAAATCATTTCAATCCCTGGAGGGACCCATCATGCCACGACGGGCGGGGGCGCGTGGCGCGTATCGCGGGGAAGTGGGGAGGTGTGCTCGCTTCGCGAATGCCGATAAAGGTGACCTCTCACGACAAATACGGGTGAAAGGTGTGAGAGAAAACGCCCGCCATGTCATGACCGGTGCCGAAGATCCGCTGTTACCGCTTCGCGGCCTCCTGTACGGACTCGACAGCTGCCTTGGGGATCGGTGGGGCGGATGTTTGCCATCGGCGCCGATGAGATCCGGCCAGTCCGGGTATCCCACCCCGAGTTGGTTGATCTTGACCCCCCGGCGAGATCGTGGACAAAGGTCAGCAAGGGGCTTTGGTGGTACGTACCGGTACCTGGTCGCGTCGCGTTTCCGAACGGCGGGTTCCTGAACGGCGGGTTCCTGAACGGCGGTTCTCCGAGCGGTGGTTCTCAGGACGGGGTTTCTCCGGAAGGCGTTTCTCGGGACGGCGTTTTTCAGGACGGCGGGCCGGTGGGTTCGCCGTGTGGGGTGTCGCGCTCGCGATGCTCGTGACGCCGTCGCTCGCTCTCGCCGCACCCCGGACGGACGCGGCGGAGGCGTCCTCGTCATCCGTCCGGACAGGGGCCGGGACTCCCCGGGTGACGGCGGACGGGAAGTCTCCGCCTGTGCGGGCGGCGAAGGGGAAGCCCTCGCCCGTACTCGCGGGGAACTCGCCCGTACGCATGGGGAACTCGCCCGTACGCGCGGGGGGCTCTCCCACGGGGAAGGGAAGCGGGGCGGCGTCGCCCGCTGCGGTCGAGGCTCCCTCGACGGCGGGTGGAACGTCCGATTCCGCCCCGACGGCGATAGAGATGTCCCGGCCCGTCCAGGGGACGGATGAGGTGCCGGCGCACGTGCCCGCCGAGGAGGTGTCCGCGTCCGTACCCGGGGAGAAGGAAGTGCCCGGGGAGAACGGGGTGCTTTCGCCCGCGTCCGGGGCGGAGGGGAAGAGCGAGCCCGCGTCCGCGGGGAAGAGCGCGTCCGCGCCGGTGGGGAACGGGGTGTCTTCGCCCGCGTCCGAGACGGGAAGGCGGGTCGCGAGGGGCGCCTCCGGCGGCGAGAGCCGTGTGGAGGGGGCCGGGAAGTCGGAGGTCGAGATCACCAAGACGGCCTCGCCCGTCCTCGCCAAGCCCGGCCAGAAGGTCACCTATACCGTCAAGCTACGCAACACCGGTGACACCGCCCACCCGGGCCTCGCCTTCACCGACGACCTGTCGGGCCTGCTCGACGACGCGGACTTCGACCACGACCAGTCGGCCACGTCGGGCACGGTCGCCTTCGCCGAGCCCGAGGTGACCTGGACCGGTGACGTGGCCGCCGGCCAGACGGTGACGGTCACCTACGGCGTCACGGTGAACGACCCGCCGGCGGGGGACCTGCGTCTCTCCGGCAAGCTGGTCGGTCCCGAGGGCTCCAACTGCGAGGCAGGGTCCACCGATGCCGCCTGCGGAAACCTCGGCGGGCCCGGCCTGCCGCTGCTGTACGTCCTCATGACCGCCGACAGGGAGACCGCCGGCCCCGGCCAGACGGTCGGCTACACGATCACCGTCGGCAACGTCGGTAACGAGGACTATCCGGGTGCCACGCTCACCGGGGAGCTCTCCCGGGTCCTCGACGACGCGGCCTACAACGGCGACGCACGGGTCACGAGCGGCACCGTCTCGTACGGCGCGCCGAAGCTGACCTGGGCCGGAGACATCTCGATGGGCGAGACGGTCACGATCACCTACAGCGTGACCGTCGGCACCCCCGCCACCGGGGACGGGGTGCTGGACAGCGCCGTCCAGGCCCCGGGGGGCGGGACGAACTGCCCGGACCCGGCGCCGTGGTCCGCCAGGCGCGCCGCTCCCGTTCCCGGTGCGGGCCTCGGCTGCGCGCAGCGGGTCGCCGTGCTGGGGACGACGGCCACCGGGACGCTCACGCCCGAGGTCTCCGAGCCGGATGACGTCGGGGCGGGCGTGAGGCCCGGATCCGACTGCCCGGCGGGATCGGCCGAACCCGGCTGCGGAACGGGGCCGGTGAAGACCGCCGTCGCCCAGGCGCCGGTGTCTGGGGCCGTTGACGGTTCCGCCCAGGCTCCGTCTCCGGCAGCCGTTCCGGGTTCCGGTCCGGCGCCCGGTCAGGGTTCCGTTCCGGGTTCCGTGCCGCCCGGTCAGGGTTCCGTGCCGGGTTTCGTGCCCGGTCAGGGTTCCGTGCCGCCCGGTCAGGGTTCCGGTCCGGGTTCCGTGCCCGGTCAGGGTTCCGGTCCCGAGGTCGCATCGGCGTTCGATCCGGATTCCGCGCCGATTCCCGCTCCCGGTTCGGTGCCCTCGCCGGTTCCCGATCCGGCGCAGGCGTCGGTCTCCCCCTCGGGGCCCGCACTCGTTCCCGGCCCGGAGCGGGCACCCGTGCCCGCGCGGGTGCCGAAGCCGCTCTCCGACCCGTCGTGCGTGCCGGGCCGGGGGCGGTCCTTCTCGGTTCCCTGTCCCGCCGGTGGGTCCCGCGAGGTATCGGCCGGTCCCTCGCTGCCGTTCACGGGGCTGCCGTTCGGGCCGGTCCTGGTGGGACTCCTGCTTTCCGGTCTCGGTCTGGTCCTGCGGCTGCGTACCCGGCCGGGGAGACCCTAGCCGGGCACGCATCGCACCGGATCAGACCGGTTGGACCCGGCGACGGCGGCGGAGCAGGAGCGCGGTGGTGGCCAGCCCCGCGACGGCGGCGGAGGCCAGCGAGACGGGCAGGACCCAGCCGGCCGTCTTCTCCGGCGGGGTCACGGTGTTGATGTCCGTGGCACAGACCAGCACGGGGCCGGTGGCGCTCCTGCGGGCGCAGGCCGTCGTCGCCAGGTTCTGCACCGCGGCCCCCGCCACCGCGCCCACCCGGGCGCTCAGATGGACAATGGTGTCCTTCTCCGGCGGGACGTTCACCGTCCACGCCACCTTGTCCTGCTCCACATGCCCCCCGGCGTCGGCCTTCACGAAGGTCATCGACGGTGGCAGGGACTGCACCAGGAGGACGCGCTTCAGCCGGGCGGTCCCCTGGTTGCTGAGACGAAGCGTGTACGTGTTCTCCGCGCCGGGAGTGGTATCCCTCGCTCCGTCGTCGAGGGAGATGGAGACCGAGGGGACCGGATCGGCCCAGGCGGTCGGCCATCCAAGCGCGGGTGCGGCGATTGCGGCGAGCAGGCCCACGCTCGCCAGGTGACGTTTCATCCTCGAACCTCCATGGTGACGCTAAGTAATCACTCCATAACAGCATTCCGACACTCGTGGGCGCTCTCAACGCGCCGGACGCGCCGGGCATGTCGTCCGCGGGTCCACCGGTTCGTCGGGTCCGCCGGTCCGTCAGTGGCAGGCGGAGTCGAGGACGACGGCGTTCGTCTCGACGCGCTCGTCCGCGCTCATCCGGTCCCCGGCCTGTACGGCGGGCACGGAGCGGGGCGGGGCGGGCGGCGCCGCCAGGGTGGCGATGACCTCACGCCTGATCAGGTGGTAGTCGGGTGCCCCCGAGTAGATGAGCGGGGGGACGAACTGGAGGCTCCTGATCCTGGAGTCCTTCACCTTCTCCGCCAGTTCGACCAGGTCGGGCAGCAACTGCTGCGGTATGTCGGTGGAGATGGCGTCGACGGCGGCGGTGGCCAGTTTCTCGAAGCTGCTGAAAACCGTCACCGGGTCGGCCTGCTTGGCGACGGCGTTCAGCAGGCACTTCTGGCGGCCCATCCGCACGTAGTCGTCGCTGTAGGTGCGGGACCTGCCGTACCAGAGCGCCTCCTCGCCCGAGAGTCTCCGTCTGCCCGCCTCGATCAGGCCCTCGTTCTGCCTGCCGTACACGATGGGATCCTTGATGCGGACCCGTACGCCGCCCATCGCGTTGACGATTTCCACGAAGCCCCTCATGTCGACCATCGCGTAATAGGGAATGTCGAGGCCGAGGATGCCGCCGATCGTCCTTTTCAGGAGCGTGGGGCCGCGGTGCCGCTTGTTCTGCCGGGGAACCATCTCGGGATAGTCCTCGGCGTACTGATAGACCTCGTTGAGCATGCCCGGCGTGTACGGCCCCTCGCCCTGGAAGCCGTAGGGAAAGCGGTCGCGGGCCGGGCCCGGCGGCATCGGGACGTCCTCCAGGTTCCTGGGCAGGCCGAACAGCACGGTGTCGCCGGTCCGGGTGTCGACGCTGGCCACGGTCATGCTGTCGGTGCGCACGCCGACCCGGTTGGCCGCCGCGTCCGCGCCGACGAGCAGGATGTTGAGCCGGTCCACGCCCTCCCACGGGTCCACCGGGATCGGCGTGACGCTTTCGGCGAAGACCGAGGTCACCACGCTGTGGGAGACGTAGGCCAGCCGGACCGCGTAGATCATCGGGGCGATCGTCAGCACGCACAGCACGCCGACGGAGGCGGCCGAGAGGTACCGGGCCGCGGGGTGCGCCGACTCCGGCCGCACCAGCAGGTAGGAGCGGATGACCACGGCGACCGTCACGACGGCGACCAGCATCGCGGTGAGCGCGAAGACCCAGAGCCAGGCGGGTTGTACGGCGAGGGAGAGCAGGGAGGGTCCCGCGGTCAGGACGGCGGTCGCGGCGGCTCCGGCGAGGACCAGCTCGATGCCCATCAGGAAGGCGCCGGTCAGACGGCGGCCCACCC
This region of Streptosporangium sp. NBC_01495 genomic DNA includes:
- a CDS encoding DUF7927 domain-containing protein, producing MSRPVQGTDEVPAHVPAEEVSASVPGEKEVPGENGVLSPASGAEGKSEPASAGKSASAPVGNGVSSPASETGRRVARGASGGESRVEGAGKSEVEITKTASPVLAKPGQKVTYTVKLRNTGDTAHPGLAFTDDLSGLLDDADFDHDQSATSGTVAFAEPEVTWTGDVAAGQTVTVTYGVTVNDPPAGDLRLSGKLVGPEGSNCEAGSTDAACGNLGGPGLPLLYVLMTADRETAGPGQTVGYTITVGNVGNEDYPGATLTGELSRVLDDAAYNGDARVTSGTVSYGAPKLTWAGDISMGETVTITYSVTVGTPATGDGVLDSAVQAPGGGTNCPDPAPWSARRAAPVPGAGLGCAQRVAVLGTTATGTLTPEVSEPDDVGAGVRPGSDCPAGSAEPGCGTGPVKTAVAQAPVSGAVDGSAQAPSPAAVPGSGPAPGQGSVPGSVPPGQGSVPGFVPGQGSVPPGQGSGPGSVPGQGSGPEVASAFDPDSAPIPAPGSVPSPVPDPAQASVSPSGPALVPGPERAPVPARVPKPLSDPSCVPGRGRSFSVPCPAGGSREVSAGPSLPFTGLPFGPVLVGLLLSGLGLVLRLRTRPGRP
- a CDS encoding SCO5389 family protein, with the protein product MSLTVSNDLLDQAKAGEVDDAAFVTCVRDSLPYAWSLISELVKEREHTGAEFADNTVPPPDEAARGQLLRALASDAMRGALERHFGVRLAFQNCHRVAVFDPSATGAHAEFVTARSQILNQTPELVDC
- a CDS encoding ATP-binding protein; the protein is MRVAFVGKGGSGKTTLSALFARYTASRGGPVVAVDADINQHLGMALGLADGALPRPMGSHLTEIKEYLRGDNPRISSASAMVKTTPPGSGSRLLRLDERDDPIHTGFSVATAEGPSLMVTGPFSEDDLGVACYHSKVGAVELYLNHLLDGAGEYVVVDMTAGADSFASGLFTRFDMTFLVAEPTRQGVSVYRQYRDYAADYGVPVAVVGNKIHGPGDVAFLRDQVGDDLLVCLEHSSAIRAMEQGRPFTLRDLEPANSRALGTILDHLDAQEKDWFRFGRQAVQFHLRNAEAWANRATGEDLAAQIDPGFVFGPTRVSLSR
- a CDS encoding LCP family protein, whose translation is MAGNTRRTGVGSSLALTLGSAVLWGLAHVWVGRRLTGAFLMGIELVLAGAAATAVLTAGPSLLSLAVQPAWLWVFALTAMLVAVVTVAVVIRSYLLVRPESAHPAARYLSAASVGVLCVLTIAPMIYAVRLAYVSHSVVTSVFAESVTPIPVDPWEGVDRLNILLVGADAAANRVGVRTDSMTVASVDTRTGDTVLFGLPRNLEDVPMPPGPARDRFPYGFQGEGPYTPGMLNEVYQYAEDYPEMVPRQNKRHRGPTLLKRTIGGILGLDIPYYAMVDMRGFVEIVNAMGGVRVRIKDPIVYGRQNEGLIEAGRRRLSGEEALWYGRSRTYSDDYVRMGRQKCLLNAVAKQADPVTVFSSFEKLATAAVDAISTDIPQQLLPDLVELAEKVKDSRIRSLQFVPPLIYSGAPDYHLIRREVIATLAAPPAPPRSVPAVQAGDRMSADERVETNAVVLDSACH